Genomic segment of Bacteroidota bacterium:
GGTCTGTAAGGGTCTCGGCTAAACTTGGTGGATGGGCTTTCAGGTCTGCAAGGCTCTCCGCTAAACTTGGTGGATAGGCTTTCTGGTCTGTAAGCACCTCCACTGAACGTAGTGGATAGGCTTGTGGGTCTGTTAGGGGTTCCACTAAATCTGGTGGAGGGTCTTTCGCGTCTGTAAGCTATTCCACCAAAACCAGTGGAGGGTCTTCGGGTGCCAAAAGCATGGACTCCAATTTGTAGAACTTTGAACCAAATTCGGTCCAAGAATTTTCAGACCCGTCGAAACAGATTTTAGGAGAAATTTGAGAGGAGAACTTGGAAAATAGCGCCCTGTGAATTAGATTATAGGCGTAGCTGCGCGCGCGCGCGCCTCAATCATGAGAGAATCAGCCGCAGATATTACCGGTGTTTGAGAGAAGAAGATCATGTTGTGAAGCATGAGAGGTTTGTGTTATTCTTTCACAAAAATAATCGTCTAAACGAAACTGCAAAATATATTTTGCTAGGCACCCGAAGCCCGAAGGGAGCAAAGTGTCGATGGAGCTATTCACTCCTTAGGCGTGCAGTAATAATCTTGTTTTTGGAAATAAACGAGCGCGTCGTCAATACCGCTTTTAGAATCGCAGATAGTTTTTTCATCCACCAACCGGCTGCAATAATGGTTGCTTGCTTGCAGCGAATCGCGCTCGGCATCTACGCGGCTATTGCCGATGCCGGCATTGGCACAGATTTTATAGGAGATAGACGAATCGGTTTTTGAAATACAATACGCGCAATATTGTGTGCAGCGATAGCAGGCTCTTTTGCAAGAAACAAAGGAAAGAATACACGTTGTTGTAAGCAGAAAAAAGAGATACTTCATAAATAAGTAAACGCAATGTTGACATTTTATTTTCAACTGGTGAAAAGAATTTTTCTTCCTTTACGCCGTTAAAGGTGGCCAAACCACAAGAATTTGTGGCGGCCATAATAGGGAATCCTGTGAAAATCAGGAGCAGTTCCCGCTGCTGTATGCTTCTTTAACATTTTCGGCAACTTTGCCACTATTTCGATCAAGCGAAATGGGAAGGCGCCGAAAACGAAGCGAGCCAGAAGACCTGCCTTAAACAATAAATTTTTCAAAGCTTTCGGGAAGAAGAGCAGCGAGTCGAAACCTTACCCGGTTTTTATTCCATCTTTCATTTCGGGGCGATTTTTTTAATCATTCAAATTCATTTAAAATGAAAAAAATCAACCTTTTATTTCTTGCGATGTGCTTCGCGCTTATCTCTTTTGCACAAACCGTATCTGATTTTGAAAGTCTCACTTTACCTGCCGATTCATTTTGGAATGGGGCAGATTTGACAGGGGGCTTCAGCGATGGCAATGCTTTCTTTGCGAGCGATTATTCTGTCGCGTTTCAGCTTTGGGGCGGCTTTGGTTATTCCAACAAGAAAGATACCACCACTTCCGGCTATCAAAATGATTTTAGTGCGATTACCGGTGAAGGATTTTATGGTTCTTCCAACTATGCAGTTGCCAATCTCAGTGGCCAAACAAAAATTCGCCTTACCGGTATCGGTGCGGGGAAACAGGCCAGCGGTTTCTATGTCACTAATGCAACTTATGCTTATCTCAGTATGAAAGACGGAGATGCTTTCTGTAAAAAATTCGGGGGTGTTTCGGGTAATGAAGAAGACTGGTTTAAACTCACGGCCAAAGGTTGGTTGAACGGTGCAGAGAAAAAAAATAGGGTAGATTTTTATCTGGCCGATTTCCGATCTTCGGATAATAGCGAAGACTATATTCTCAAAACGTGGGAATGGTTAGACCTCATTCCGCTGGGCAATGTGGACAGCATACAGTTTTTTCTTTCCTCGTCCGACACCGGTCTTTATGGAATGAATACGCCCGCCTATTTTTGTCTGGACAATTTTACAACTGCTGATGTTGCAAACAACGCACCGGTAGCCATGAACGATGAAGTGATGATTAATTATTTGGAGGATACATTGATTGATGTTCTGTCAAACGATATAGATGTGGATGCCCTTCCGCTCACCGTGCAGCTAATCAGTAGCCCTATGATTCCCGGTGCTTATGCTGCCGACTCTAACGGTACGCATATTTACTATCAGCCTGCCGTCGGCATTGTAGCGACGGATACGCTCTATTACAGAGTTTGTGATGCCGCAATGGAATGTGATACCGCGATGCTTGTTGTGCGGGTGAATTCTTTAACCGGTATAGAAGATTTAACTGAAAACGATATTCTCTTATCACCCAATCCATTCACCGGTTCATTTGCTATCAATTTCCCCGAAGGCACTGAACGGATAGAACTGTTTGATATAAACGGAAGAATGGTGAAGAACAAAATTTTGAAGGAATCTATGAAACAAGAGGTAATCCAGACAACAGACCTTTTGTCGGGCTTATATTTTGTGAAAGTGTTTGGTGGTGGTGCTTCGGTAGTGTTAAAAGCACTAAAGCAATAGCCTTTCGCAGGGTTGAATGAAATGAAAACAATCTTACAGATACTGTTCGTTGCAGTGATATTTAGTTCCAATCCGTTGCAGGGACAATTTGCTCCTGCGGCGGGTTTTGAAGGAAGTACGGCAATTCATAAAGGCGATGAATCTTTTACTTCCTGGGCTTCTACCTGTTCTTTGCAATTAGGTTGGCAAAATATTTCGGATACTACCATCGGTCATACGGCTGTCGGTAATGAAATTTCTCCAACCGGCAAACCCGGAGAAAACGGTGTTGTTAGTCTTGGAGATGGAGGCATAGCTACTCTGACCTTCTCTTCGCCAATCTTCAACGGCCCGGGTTTTGACTTTGCTGTTTTTGAAAATGGATTTTCTGTGGCTGGCACACCGCTTGCTTTTCTCGAATTTGCTTTTGTGGAGGTGAGTTCAGATGGGAATCGGTTCGTTCGCTTTCCAACTATTTCAAATATCCAAGACACCATCCAATTGGCTATGGAGGGAATGGATGCTTCTTTAGTAAATAACTTAGCAGGCAAGTATGTTGCCGGTTATGGAACTCCCTTTGATTTGGAGGAGTTGAAAGATTCTGCTGGGTTGGATGTGCTTCATATTACACACGTTCGGGTGGTGGATGTGGTCGGGTCTATAGATTCGCAGTTTGCTACTTATGATTCGCAGGGAAAGAAAATAAATGATTCTTGGCCTACACCTTTTCCTTCCGGTGGATTTGATTTAGATGCCGTAGGGGTCATTCATTCGCTAAACGAAACCAGTATAAATGATTCATGGGCTATACCGGTAACATTGTTTCCTAATCCCAATAGAACAGAGACCGTTCATTTAATTGCTGATGCTCATTGGGTCGGTGCTGCTTTAGTGCTCACGAACACTACCGGTTCGGTTTTGTATTCCGGCAGATTGGATAAAACAAATAAGGTTATTGAGACGGCTGCGTATCCAAAGGGGATATATTTTTTGACACTCCAATCTTCTTCGGAAACACAGACCATAAAGGTTATAGTTGAATGAAATTTATCTGGACATATCTGTTGCTCAATGTAGTCCAGCTATTGTATGCCACCGGTGTAAAAGATACGGTGACACTTCAAGATGTTATGAAGATAGAAAAGGTAAGTGCTCACCCCGAAGCGATCGAATCTCCTTTCACCGATATCCGGTATATCAAAGGCAAACGAATAGCCGATGCACTGAATGAATATTCGTCGGTTTATGTAAAAAAATATGGTGCTGGCCAATTAGCTTCACTATCCGTTCGAGGAACATCTGCTACACAAACAGAGATTTTATGGAATGGAGTAAAACTCAACTCCCCTGCTTTGGGTCAGGTGGATTTATCACTATTTCAAATAGGAATGCAAGATGATTTGCAGTTGATACGCACCGGTTATCACGGTACGATTGGAGGTACATTATTAATGGATAATCAACTGAAAATGGATTCGGGATTTTCGATTTCCGGTAATTTTCGTGTTGCCAGTTTCAGCACTTTTGAGGTGATGGCGGATGCGCAGTATGCCAAAGGGATAGTTTCGGGTAGCACCCGTTTTAATTTTGTGAATGCGACTAATAATTTTTCTTACCGAAATATCTTTGAAGAAAATCATCCTCGTACAAAACAAACCAATGCCTCTGTATCTCAATTGTCATTTCTACAACAGTTTGGTTTTCGGTTGAATGAAAACAATTCTTTGAATCTATATTGTTGGCTAACAGATGCTTTCCGGGAAATTTCACCAATTATGAGTAAACCCTTGAGCAATGAAAGTCAAAAAGATGGCTCCCTGCGTTTAATGGCAGATTGGAAAGGACGGTATAAAAATCTGAATCTGAAACTTTCATCTGCCTTACTGAAAGACGATATGGAATACATCAGTCCAAATGCCTTTTTGGACGAGACCTCACACATGACTGCCATTAGAAGCAATTTTTCTGCTCGTTATATTTTTCCATTTCAGTTGATTCTTAATTCAGAGCTAAACTATGATTATGAAGCGGCTAATGTTCTGGCATACAGAGGCAAGAAAGACAGAAGTATTGTTGGACTAAAAGTCTATGCTGACTATTATTTTCTAAAACAATTTAGAATACATGGAGGATTTCGTGAAGATTTTGTTGGTCAACGGTTCTCTACTTTTGCACCAGAATTAGCTTTCAGCTATTCAAAGGATTTCAAACAAAAACATGGAATCACCGCCGGGCTGATTGCATCGCGCAACTTTCGTTTTCCTACACTCAACGACCTGTATTGGATACCAGGTGGAAATCCTGAATTGAAACAAGAGAAATCATGGAATGGTGAAATACAACTGAAATACCGATATGGAAAA
This window contains:
- a CDS encoding DUF4465 domain-containing protein, whose amino-acid sequence is MKKINLLFLAMCFALISFAQTVSDFESLTLPADSFWNGADLTGGFSDGNAFFASDYSVAFQLWGGFGYSNKKDTTTSGYQNDFSAITGEGFYGSSNYAVANLSGQTKIRLTGIGAGKQASGFYVTNATYAYLSMKDGDAFCKKFGGVSGNEEDWFKLTAKGWLNGAEKKNRVDFYLADFRSSDNSEDYILKTWEWLDLIPLGNVDSIQFFLSSSDTGLYGMNTPAYFCLDNFTTADVANNAPVAMNDEVMINYLEDTLIDVLSNDIDVDALPLTVQLISSPMIPGAYAADSNGTHIYYQPAVGIVATDTLYYRVCDAAMECDTAMLVVRVNSLTGIEDLTENDILLSPNPFTGSFAINFPEGTERIELFDINGRMVKNKILKESMKQEVIQTTDLLSGLYFVKVFGGGASVVLKALKQ
- a CDS encoding T9SS type A sorting domain-containing protein, whose amino-acid sequence is MKTILQILFVAVIFSSNPLQGQFAPAAGFEGSTAIHKGDESFTSWASTCSLQLGWQNISDTTIGHTAVGNEISPTGKPGENGVVSLGDGGIATLTFSSPIFNGPGFDFAVFENGFSVAGTPLAFLEFAFVEVSSDGNRFVRFPTISNIQDTIQLAMEGMDASLVNNLAGKYVAGYGTPFDLEELKDSAGLDVLHITHVRVVDVVGSIDSQFATYDSQGKKINDSWPTPFPSGGFDLDAVGVIHSLNETSINDSWAIPVTLFPNPNRTETVHLIADAHWVGAALVLTNTTGSVLYSGRLDKTNKVIETAAYPKGIYFLTLQSSSETQTIKVIVE
- a CDS encoding TonB-dependent receptor plug domain-containing protein; amino-acid sequence: MKFIWTYLLLNVVQLLYATGVKDTVTLQDVMKIEKVSAHPEAIESPFTDIRYIKGKRIADALNEYSSVYVKKYGAGQLASLSVRGTSATQTEILWNGVKLNSPALGQVDLSLFQIGMQDDLQLIRTGYHGTIGGTLLMDNQLKMDSGFSISGNFRVASFSTFEVMADAQYAKGIVSGSTRFNFVNATNNFSYRNIFEENHPRTKQTNASVSQLSFLQQFGFRLNENNSLNLYCWLTDAFREISPIMSKPLSNESQKDGSLRLMADWKGRYKNLNLKLSSALLKDDMEYISPNAFLDETSHMTAIRSNFSARYIFPFQLILNSELNYDYEAANVLAYRGKKDRSIVGLKVYADYYFLKQFRIHGGFREDFVGQRFSTFAPELAFSYSKDFKQKHGITAGLIASRNFRFPTLNDLYWIPGGNPELKQEKSWNGEIQLKYRYGKVADVAVSNFYIYVNDWIQWTPNGSFWSPENLKRVFSRGIETNFHFTNAMEHLPNQFVFHLNTSYSYTRTTNLDATSEFDNSKGKQLIYVPVHQVVVGLQLQYRKFYLRAVNRFTDKVYTTTDNSQSLKGYFISDLELGKELNFAHLELGISFRVNNMANSSYQVIAQRPMPGRNFEGTFRFKFL